Proteins found in one Amycolatopsis umgeniensis genomic segment:
- the pstA gene encoding phosphate ABC transporter permease PstA, with the protein MSTTLEKTPATTPAFQQVSLARKTKNGVATVLIWLSFLIAVVPLVWLLATVVINGVKRIPYSNWWTEDFGSVLSDEVGGGVLHAVIGSVLQGLVCAIIAVPIGMLVAIYLVEYGRGKLAKVTTFMVDILSGVPSIVAALFIYALWITTFGLPRSGFAVSLALVLLMIPVVVRSSEEMLRIVPDDLREASYALGVPKWKTIMKIVLPTALSGIIGGIMMALARVMGETAPLLVLVGYSAYVNWDIFGGEQAALPLLMNNERVSNPFDEGTVAFDRIWGAALTLVLIIAIVNLLAMLFARLVAPKKK; encoded by the coding sequence ATGTCCACCACGCTCGAGAAGACCCCCGCCACCACCCCCGCCTTCCAACAGGTCAGCCTGGCGAGGAAGACCAAGAACGGCGTCGCGACGGTCCTGATCTGGCTGTCGTTCCTGATCGCCGTCGTGCCGCTGGTGTGGCTGCTGGCCACGGTGGTCATCAACGGCGTCAAGCGGATCCCCTACAGCAACTGGTGGACCGAGGACTTCGGCTCGGTGCTGTCGGACGAGGTCGGCGGCGGTGTGCTGCACGCCGTCATCGGCTCGGTGCTGCAGGGCCTGGTCTGCGCGATCATCGCGGTCCCGATCGGCATGCTGGTCGCGATCTACCTGGTCGAGTACGGCCGCGGAAAACTCGCGAAGGTCACGACCTTCATGGTGGACATCCTTTCCGGCGTCCCCTCGATCGTCGCCGCGCTGTTCATCTACGCGCTGTGGATCACGACGTTCGGCCTCCCGCGCAGCGGTTTCGCCGTTTCGCTGGCGCTGGTGCTGCTGATGATCCCGGTGGTCGTGCGCTCCTCCGAGGAGATGCTGCGGATCGTCCCGGACGACCTGCGCGAGGCCTCCTACGCGCTCGGCGTGCCGAAGTGGAAGACGATCATGAAGATCGTCCTGCCGACAGCGCTGTCCGGCATCATCGGCGGCATCATGATGGCGCTCGCCAGGGTCATGGGCGAGACCGCGCCGCTGCTGGTCCTCGTGGGGTACTCCGCCTACGTGAACTGGGACATCTTCGGTGGCGAGCAGGCCGCTTTGCCGCTTCTGATGAACAACGAACGGGTCAGCAACCCGTTCGACGAAGGTACCGTCGCTTTCGACAGGATCTGGGGTGCCGCGCTCACCCTGGTACTGATCATCGCGATCGTGAACCTCCTCGCCATGCTCTTTGCCCGTCTTGTCGCCCCGAAGAAGAAGTGA
- a CDS encoding LmeA family phospholipid-binding protein codes for MVSRPVARDDRPSPGRSAKRPKRRGRGWLIALAVLVVLLVGADFGAAAFAEHTISQKTREQLALANDPAVTVHGFPFLTQALSGDYSHITINAQGVAVPPKLRDVDFNADMSDVTAPLSDLTSGNTKSIVIGTLKGEVVIKAADIARQAPLDKIENLKIEPVTEDYVRNGDSGQGETKPTTTTNANGEPVDSASTGIRVSGNLQFAGKNYEIFCFAMLELDGQKIRIEPKRLQLGNDQETTVIEEAAQRVLLPNFNATIDTGSLPFAVTPTSVRVNSGSVTIKGEGKNVAFSGAKPQG; via the coding sequence ATGGTGAGCAGGCCCGTGGCGCGTGACGACCGACCGTCCCCCGGCCGGTCCGCCAAGCGACCGAAGCGGCGTGGCCGGGGTTGGCTCATCGCCCTCGCGGTGCTGGTGGTCCTGCTGGTCGGGGCCGATTTCGGGGCGGCGGCCTTCGCCGAGCACACGATCTCCCAGAAGACCCGCGAACAGCTCGCCCTCGCCAACGATCCCGCGGTGACGGTGCACGGTTTCCCGTTCCTCACGCAGGCCCTCTCCGGTGACTACAGTCACATCACCATCAACGCCCAGGGCGTCGCCGTCCCGCCGAAGCTGCGTGACGTGGACTTCAACGCGGACATGAGCGACGTCACGGCGCCGCTCTCGGACCTGACGTCCGGCAACACCAAGTCGATCGTCATCGGCACGCTCAAGGGCGAGGTCGTGATCAAGGCCGCGGACATCGCGCGGCAAGCGCCGCTGGACAAGATCGAGAACCTGAAGATCGAGCCGGTCACCGAGGACTACGTCCGCAACGGCGACAGCGGGCAGGGCGAGACCAAGCCCACGACGACCACGAACGCGAACGGTGAGCCGGTGGACTCCGCGAGCACCGGGATCCGGGTGTCCGGGAACCTGCAGTTCGCCGGGAAGAACTACGAGATCTTCTGTTTCGCGATGCTCGAACTGGACGGTCAGAAGATCCGGATCGAGCCGAAGCGGCTGCAGCTGGGGAATGATCAGGAAACGACCGTCATCGAAGAAGCCGCACAGCGGGTGCTGCTGCCGAACTTCAACGCGACCATCGACACCGGCTCCCTGCCGTTCGCGGTGACCCCGACGTCGGTCCGCGTGAACAGCGGTTCGGTGACCATCAAGGGCGAGGGCAAGAACGTCGCCTTCAGCGGAGCGAAACCCCAGGGGTGA
- the mshD gene encoding mycothiol synthase encodes MLDPTWTGEPETEEIHDFLLAVREADGRPEDTGFDGGQHLLGQVDGELVAYAHLDTEGDSHGNQVAELFVHPAHRGAGHGRALVKALVERVEGKPLRVWAHGDHPAAVHLAGTEGFERARELLILHADVETAEWPEPVTREGVTLRTFVPGQDEEAMVRVNARAFDWHPEQGALTADEVRATEKDAWFDPEGFFLAEQDGEVVGFHWTKIHEAAPGRFGGEPTGEVYVVGIDPDAQGGGLGKALTLAGLRYLRDRGLGQVILYVEGDNAPALAVYSKLGFTRYEVDVQYAR; translated from the coding sequence ATGCTTGATCCGACTTGGACCGGTGAACCGGAAACGGAAGAGATCCACGACTTCCTCCTCGCCGTGCGCGAGGCCGACGGCCGCCCCGAGGACACCGGGTTCGACGGTGGGCAGCACCTCTTGGGGCAGGTCGACGGGGAGCTGGTCGCGTACGCGCACCTGGACACCGAAGGCGACTCGCACGGCAACCAGGTCGCCGAACTGTTCGTCCATCCCGCGCACCGAGGCGCCGGTCACGGCAGAGCGCTCGTCAAGGCGCTCGTCGAACGAGTCGAGGGAAAGCCGTTGCGCGTCTGGGCGCACGGTGATCACCCCGCCGCCGTCCACCTCGCCGGGACCGAGGGCTTCGAGCGCGCCCGGGAACTGCTGATCCTGCACGCCGACGTCGAGACGGCCGAGTGGCCGGAGCCCGTGACCCGCGAAGGGGTCACGCTGCGCACGTTCGTCCCCGGTCAGGACGAGGAAGCGATGGTCCGCGTCAACGCGCGTGCCTTCGACTGGCACCCCGAGCAGGGCGCCCTGACCGCCGACGAGGTCCGCGCGACCGAGAAGGACGCCTGGTTCGACCCCGAGGGCTTCTTCCTCGCGGAGCAGGACGGCGAGGTCGTCGGCTTCCACTGGACGAAGATCCACGAGGCGGCCCCCGGCCGGTTCGGCGGCGAGCCCACCGGCGAGGTCTACGTCGTCGGCATCGATCCCGACGCGCAGGGCGGCGGCCTCGGGAAGGCCCTCACGCTCGCCGGGCTGCGGTATCTCCGTGATCGCGGACTGGGTCAGGTGATCTTGTACGTCGAGGGCGACAACGCCCCCGCGCTGGCTGTCTATTCGAAGCTCGGGTTCACACGCTACGAAGTCGACGTCCAATACGCTCGGTAA
- a CDS encoding sulfurtransferase, translated as MSREDVLVTTQWAEENLDTPGVVFIEVDEDTTAYDNGHIRGAVKFDWRKDLQDGVRRDFVDKEGFEKLLSEKGVSNDDRVVLYGGNNNWFAAYAYWYFKLYGHENVQLLDGGRKKWELDGRELNSEEVKREAATYKAKEQDLSIRAFRDEVVQAIGGSNFVDVRSPDEFSGKLLAPAHLPQEQSQVPGHIPGALNVPWAKVANEDGTFKTEEEIKELYSDEGLDESKSTIAYCRIGERSSIAWFALHELLGYDAVKNYDGSWTEYGSLVGVPVELGAK; from the coding sequence ATGAGCCGTGAAGACGTCCTGGTCACCACCCAGTGGGCCGAGGAGAACCTGGACACCCCGGGTGTCGTGTTCATCGAGGTCGACGAGGACACGACCGCGTACGACAACGGACACATCCGCGGTGCGGTGAAGTTCGACTGGCGCAAGGACCTGCAGGACGGGGTCCGCCGGGACTTCGTCGACAAGGAGGGCTTCGAGAAGCTGCTGTCCGAGAAGGGCGTCTCGAACGACGATCGCGTGGTTCTCTACGGCGGCAACAACAACTGGTTCGCGGCGTACGCGTACTGGTACTTCAAGCTCTACGGCCACGAGAACGTGCAGCTGCTCGACGGTGGCCGTAAGAAGTGGGAGCTGGACGGCCGCGAGCTGAACTCGGAAGAGGTCAAGCGCGAGGCCGCGACGTACAAGGCCAAGGAGCAGGACCTCTCGATCCGCGCGTTCCGCGACGAGGTCGTCCAGGCCATCGGCGGCAGCAACTTCGTCGACGTGCGTTCGCCCGACGAGTTCTCCGGCAAGCTGCTCGCCCCGGCGCACCTGCCGCAGGAGCAGTCGCAGGTCCCCGGCCACATCCCGGGCGCGCTGAACGTCCCGTGGGCGAAGGTCGCCAACGAGGACGGCACGTTCAAGACCGAGGAAGAGATCAAGGAGCTGTACTCCGACGAGGGCCTCGACGAGTCGAAGTCCACGATCGCGTACTGCCGCATCGGTGAGCGTTCGTCCATCGCGTGGTTCGCGCTGCACGAGCTCCTCGGTTACGACGCCGTGAAGAACTACGACGGTTCATGGACGGAATACGGCTCGCTCGTCGGCGTGCCGGTCGAGTTGGGAGCTAAGTGA
- the pstS gene encoding phosphate ABC transporter substrate-binding protein PstS — protein MKIMRPAGAIGIVASAALVLSACGSDPAATKTEGSGAASAPSGTAGVECGGKNPLSAEGSSAQKTAIDIFVQQYAAKCAGQKVNYNPSGSGAGIKQFNANQVDFAGSDSPLKDGEEADKAKARCASDAWNLPLVIGPVAVAYKVSGVDKLTLTPEVTAKIFNGGITKWNDPAIKAVKGNESVNLPDKAIQVISRTDESGTTDNFQKYLKAASKGAWTQGDGKKFNGGVGNGAEKSNGVASAVKATDGAITYVESAFAKDGLNAALIDSGSGGVELTAANVAKALDAAKFKKEGSNDLALDLNAIYSSNVAGSYPVILATYEIVCSKYADAEVAKAVKAFLNVAATDGQKPLSDKGYVPIPQSLQDKVLTAVKAIA, from the coding sequence GTGAAGATCATGCGGCCCGCGGGCGCGATCGGCATCGTGGCTAGCGCCGCCCTCGTGCTCAGCGCGTGTGGATCCGACCCCGCGGCGACGAAGACCGAAGGCTCGGGCGCCGCGTCCGCGCCCAGCGGGACGGCCGGTGTCGAATGCGGTGGCAAGAACCCGCTTTCGGCCGAGGGCTCGTCCGCGCAGAAGACCGCGATCGACATCTTCGTGCAGCAGTACGCCGCCAAGTGCGCCGGGCAGAAGGTGAACTACAACCCGAGCGGTTCGGGCGCCGGTATCAAGCAGTTCAACGCGAACCAGGTCGACTTCGCCGGTTCGGACTCGCCCCTCAAGGACGGCGAGGAGGCCGACAAGGCCAAGGCTCGTTGCGCCTCCGACGCGTGGAACCTGCCGCTGGTCATCGGCCCGGTCGCCGTGGCGTACAAGGTCTCCGGCGTCGACAAGCTGACCCTGACCCCCGAGGTCACCGCCAAGATCTTCAACGGCGGCATCACCAAGTGGAACGACCCGGCCATCAAGGCGGTCAAGGGCAACGAGAGCGTCAACCTGCCCGACAAGGCCATCCAGGTCATCTCGCGCACCGACGAGTCGGGCACCACCGACAACTTCCAGAAGTACCTGAAGGCCGCCTCGAAGGGCGCCTGGACCCAGGGCGACGGCAAGAAGTTCAACGGTGGCGTCGGTAACGGTGCCGAGAAGTCCAACGGTGTCGCCAGCGCGGTCAAGGCCACCGACGGCGCCATCACCTACGTCGAGTCCGCGTTCGCGAAGGACGGCCTCAACGCCGCCCTGATCGACAGCGGCTCCGGCGGTGTCGAGCTCACCGCGGCGAACGTCGCCAAGGCCCTCGACGCGGCGAAGTTCAAGAAGGAAGGCTCCAACGACCTCGCGCTGGACCTGAACGCGATCTACTCCAGCAACGTCGCGGGTTCCTACCCGGTCATCCTCGCCACCTACGAGATCGTCTGCTCGAAGTACGCCGACGCCGAGGTCGCGAAGGCCGTCAAGGCGTTCCTGAACGTCGCCGCCACCGACGGTCAGAAGCCGCTTTCGGACAAGGGCTACGTGCCGATCCCGCAGAGCCTGCAGGACAAGGTCCTGACCGCCGTCAAGGCCATCGCCTGA
- the pstC gene encoding phosphate ABC transporter permease subunit PstC, protein MRPGDRIFQFLTTGAGVFVVSLIGLIGLFLLVQAIPALQADNVNFLTSQTWQTDPNDMKFGIMGLLLVTVYSALLALIIAMPISLGIALFLTQYAPKRLARPFAYVIDLLAAVPSIIYGLWGLMVFAPTIEPVSQWVNDTFSWIPIFAAGNVSPDMRGTIFTAGIVLAVMILPIITSLSREVFERTPTPHIEGALALGATRWEVIRTTVLPFGKAGYIGASMLGLGRALGETIALAIILTGAVGREFTWSLFDGGATFASKIAADYAELNNEISAGAYIAAGLVLFLLTFLVNFAARSIIAKKGD, encoded by the coding sequence GTGCGACCCGGTGACCGCATCTTCCAGTTCCTGACCACCGGAGCCGGCGTCTTCGTCGTCTCGCTGATCGGCCTGATCGGGTTGTTCCTGCTGGTGCAGGCCATCCCGGCGCTCCAAGCCGACAACGTGAACTTCCTGACCAGCCAGACCTGGCAGACCGATCCGAACGACATGAAGTTCGGCATCATGGGCCTGCTGCTGGTCACGGTCTACTCGGCGCTGCTGGCGCTGATCATCGCGATGCCGATCTCGCTCGGGATCGCCCTCTTCCTCACCCAGTACGCGCCGAAGCGGCTCGCGCGGCCGTTCGCCTACGTGATCGACCTGCTCGCCGCGGTCCCGTCGATCATCTACGGCCTCTGGGGCCTGATGGTCTTCGCGCCGACGATCGAGCCGGTTTCCCAGTGGGTCAACGACACCTTCTCGTGGATCCCGATCTTCGCGGCGGGCAACGTTTCGCCGGACATGCGCGGCACGATCTTCACCGCGGGCATCGTGCTCGCCGTGATGATCCTGCCGATCATCACCTCGCTGTCGCGTGAGGTGTTCGAGCGGACCCCGACCCCGCATATCGAAGGCGCGCTGGCGCTGGGCGCCACCCGCTGGGAGGTCATCCGCACCACGGTGCTGCCGTTCGGCAAGGCGGGTTACATCGGCGCCTCGATGCTCGGCCTCGGCCGCGCGCTCGGCGAGACGATCGCGCTCGCGATCATCCTGACCGGCGCGGTGGGCCGCGAGTTCACCTGGAGCCTCTTCGACGGCGGCGCCACGTTCGCCTCGAAGATCGCGGCGGACTACGCGGAGCTGAACAACGAGATCTCGGCGGGCGCGTACATCGCGGCCGGTCTGGTGCTGTTCCTGCTGACGTTCCTCGTCAACTTCGCCGCGCGGTCCATCATCGCCAAGAAGGGGGACTGA
- a CDS encoding LCP family protein, with protein sequence MDRLTMTDELEAIDDATITKRKIDHTLARFSAAHDELEAEEAKKRERRERLASRPAALLEQTRTALQRVVTTTDAEPAESVEQSSPQTRLQEKKERKTRQAAKAGRITAAVVAALVFLSIGTAWGAQTWFDAKFNNVASLDEDSADIQDAAGQTGDENFLMVGSDSRDGAAAEDGVGDAESNPGARSDTVMIAHVPADRQRVVMVSFPRDLEINRPECKRWDPATSSYSEESSPAKKITKLNTAYAVGGPQCVTKVIQQITGMKMNHFVGIDFNGFKSMVDAVQGVTVYNEKPVDDTTLGMVIPQAGEVRISGDQALNYVRARHVKGDPTSDYGRIKRQQAFLGALLKTVMSKDVILDTGKLSGFIDAFAKATFGENLGIKQMMTLAKSMRGMESDKVKFLTVPTTEEANNRGNEVLLQGKSKAVFDALINNTPLEEKAPVPPAGDTGGAPTSSAKSGGPKKSSSSG encoded by the coding sequence ATGGACCGGCTCACGATGACCGACGAGCTCGAGGCGATCGACGACGCGACGATCACCAAACGCAAGATCGACCACACGCTCGCCCGGTTCTCCGCCGCGCATGACGAACTCGAGGCCGAAGAGGCCAAGAAGCGCGAACGCCGTGAGCGGCTCGCCTCGCGTCCCGCCGCGCTGCTGGAGCAGACCCGCACGGCACTGCAGCGAGTGGTCACGACCACGGACGCCGAACCGGCCGAGAGCGTCGAGCAGTCCTCTCCGCAGACCCGTTTGCAGGAGAAGAAGGAACGCAAGACCAGGCAGGCGGCCAAGGCAGGGCGGATCACGGCCGCCGTGGTCGCCGCGCTCGTGTTCCTCTCCATCGGCACCGCGTGGGGCGCTCAGACCTGGTTCGACGCGAAGTTCAACAACGTCGCCTCGCTCGACGAAGACTCGGCCGACATCCAGGACGCCGCGGGCCAGACAGGCGACGAGAACTTCCTGATGGTCGGTTCCGACAGCCGTGACGGCGCGGCCGCCGAAGACGGCGTCGGCGACGCGGAAAGCAACCCGGGCGCCCGTTCGGACACGGTCATGATCGCGCACGTCCCCGCCGACCGGCAGCGCGTCGTCATGGTGTCCTTCCCGCGCGACCTCGAGATCAACCGCCCCGAATGCAAGCGCTGGGACCCGGCGACGTCTTCTTACTCCGAAGAGTCCTCGCCCGCGAAGAAGATCACGAAGCTGAACACCGCCTACGCGGTCGGTGGCCCGCAGTGCGTCACGAAGGTCATCCAGCAGATCACCGGCATGAAGATGAACCACTTCGTCGGGATCGACTTCAACGGCTTCAAGTCGATGGTCGACGCCGTGCAGGGCGTCACCGTGTACAACGAGAAGCCGGTCGACGACACCACGCTCGGCATGGTCATCCCGCAGGCGGGCGAGGTCCGGATCTCCGGCGACCAGGCGCTGAACTACGTCCGGGCGCGGCACGTCAAGGGCGACCCGACGTCGGACTACGGCCGGATCAAACGGCAGCAGGCCTTCCTCGGCGCGCTGCTGAAGACCGTGATGTCGAAGGACGTCATCCTCGACACCGGCAAGCTCAGCGGCTTCATCGACGCGTTCGCCAAGGCGACCTTCGGCGAGAACCTCGGCATCAAGCAGATGATGACGCTGGCGAAGTCGATGCGCGGGATGGAATCGGACAAGGTCAAGTTCCTCACCGTGCCCACCACCGAAGAGGCGAACAACCGCGGCAACGAGGTGTTGTTGCAGGGCAAGTCGAAGGCCGTCTTCGACGCGTTGATCAACAACACCCCGCTGGAAGAGAAGGCCCCGGTGCCCCCGGCGGGCGATACGGGGGGCGCTCCGACCAGCTCCGCCAAGTCCGGCGGCCCCAAGAAGAGCAGCAGCTCAGGCTGA
- the phoU gene encoding phosphate signaling complex protein PhoU: MREAYHVELEQLAENLAGMSLQVADAMERATRALLEVDLGLAEQVISDDAKVDDARAECEEQAYALLALQAPVATDLRTVLAAIHAAESLERMGDLALHVAKAARRRHPDPVLPDAVRGDFAKMGEVAVKLARQAEQVIKSKDVEAARTIESDDDEVDEIHKHLFTVIMDRNWDHGVAAAVDVTLLGRFYERFADHAVSVARRMIFVVTGKMPGYGPDEL; this comes from the coding sequence ATGCGTGAGGCTTACCATGTCGAACTCGAACAGCTCGCCGAGAACCTAGCGGGCATGTCGCTCCAGGTCGCCGACGCGATGGAGCGGGCGACCCGGGCGTTGCTCGAGGTCGATCTCGGACTCGCCGAGCAGGTGATCAGCGACGACGCGAAGGTCGACGACGCGCGCGCCGAATGCGAGGAGCAGGCGTACGCCCTGCTGGCCCTGCAGGCACCCGTCGCGACCGACCTGAGGACCGTCCTCGCCGCGATCCACGCGGCCGAGAGCCTGGAGCGGATGGGCGATCTGGCGCTGCACGTGGCCAAGGCCGCGCGTCGCCGTCACCCCGACCCCGTCCTGCCCGACGCCGTCCGAGGCGACTTCGCCAAGATGGGCGAGGTGGCCGTCAAGCTGGCCCGGCAGGCCGAGCAGGTCATCAAGTCCAAGGACGTCGAGGCCGCCCGCACGATCGAGTCGGACGACGACGAGGTCGACGAGATCCACAAGCACCTGTTCACGGTCATCATGGACCGGAACTGGGACCACGGCGTCGCCGCGGCCGTGGACGTCACCCTGCTGGGCCGCTTCTACGAGCGCTTCGCCGACCACGCCGTCTCCGTCGCACGTCGGATGATCTTCGTCGTGACCGGCAAGATGCCCGGCTACGGCCCCGACGAGCTCTAG
- a CDS encoding DUF4395 domain-containing protein, with protein sequence MSAGPAVDPRGPRFAAILTTVVLAIVLITQWWPLLAAQAVVFAIGAFVGLKPAPYSLVYRYLVAPRLGPATEREDAAPLRFAQAVGFVFALVGTVGFAADLTALGFVATAFALFAAFLNAAFNFCLGCEMYLLIKRFSPSPRAS encoded by the coding sequence ATGTCCGCAGGACCGGCCGTCGACCCCCGGGGTCCGCGTTTCGCCGCCATCCTGACGACGGTCGTGCTCGCGATCGTGCTCATCACCCAGTGGTGGCCACTGCTCGCGGCGCAGGCGGTGGTGTTCGCGATCGGCGCGTTCGTCGGCCTCAAGCCGGCGCCGTACTCCCTGGTCTACCGCTACCTCGTCGCGCCGCGCCTCGGCCCGGCGACCGAACGCGAGGACGCCGCCCCGCTGCGATTCGCGCAGGCCGTCGGTTTCGTGTTCGCCCTCGTCGGCACCGTCGGCTTCGCCGCCGATCTGACCGCGCTCGGCTTCGTCGCGACGGCGTTCGCGCTGTTCGCGGCCTTCCTCAACGCGGCGTTCAACTTCTGTCTCGGTTGCGAGATGTACCTGCTCATCAAGCGTTTCAGTCCCAGCCCTCGCGCGTCCTAA
- a CDS encoding response regulator transcription factor, with product MSLDLLVLTAETDATAVLPALDLLPHTVRVRPPEVTALLDAGHRDVIVLDARSDLASAKSLCRLLKGAGEDEASTPIITVVGEGGLVAVSAEWRTDDILLPAAGPAEVDARLRLVTTRDGAASQVDAELRVGELVIDEATYTAKLRKRTLELTYKEFELLKYLAQHAGRVFTRAQLLQEVWGYDFFGGTRTVDVHVRRLRAKLGPEHEQMIGTVRNVGYKFERPSKGAAAKQQQAIAPDASVYEPSELSAH from the coding sequence ATGAGCCTGGACCTTCTGGTGTTGACTGCGGAAACCGATGCGACCGCGGTCCTGCCCGCCCTGGATCTGCTGCCCCACACCGTACGCGTCCGTCCTCCGGAAGTGACCGCGCTGCTCGACGCCGGCCACCGGGACGTCATCGTCCTCGACGCCCGCAGCGATCTCGCCTCCGCGAAGAGCCTCTGCCGACTCCTCAAGGGCGCCGGTGAGGACGAGGCCTCCACGCCGATCATCACCGTCGTCGGCGAAGGCGGTCTGGTCGCGGTCAGCGCGGAATGGCGCACCGACGACATCCTGCTCCCGGCCGCGGGCCCCGCCGAGGTCGACGCCCGCCTGCGGCTGGTCACGACTCGCGACGGCGCCGCCTCGCAGGTCGACGCCGAACTCCGCGTCGGCGAACTGGTCATCGACGAAGCGACGTACACCGCGAAGCTCCGCAAGCGCACTCTCGAGCTCACCTACAAGGAGTTCGAACTCCTCAAGTACCTCGCGCAGCACGCCGGCCGGGTGTTCACCCGCGCGCAGCTGCTCCAGGAGGTCTGGGGCTACGACTTCTTCGGTGGCACGCGCACCGTCGACGTCCACGTGCGGCGCCTGCGCGCGAAGCTCGGGCCGGAACACGAGCAGATGATCGGGACCGTGCGCAACGTCGGCTACAAATTCGAGAGGCCCTCCAAGGGCGCCGCGGCCAAGCAGCAGCAGGCCATCGCCCCCGACGCGAGCGTCTACGAGCCGAGCGAGCTTTCCGCGCACTGA
- a CDS encoding DUF1416 domain-containing protein codes for MAADDSCGAPVQEATPADYDTRGQVVLAGKVTGAEGPVGGAFVRLLDGGGDFTGEVVSSADGDFRFYAAPGDWTVRALHRSGNGEATVTAQGPGVHSLAISVA; via the coding sequence ATGGCGGCAGACGACAGCTGCGGCGCGCCGGTCCAGGAGGCCACGCCCGCCGACTACGACACCCGCGGCCAGGTAGTGCTGGCGGGCAAGGTGACCGGCGCGGAAGGCCCCGTCGGCGGCGCCTTCGTGCGGTTGCTGGACGGCGGCGGCGACTTCACCGGCGAGGTCGTCTCGTCGGCTGACGGCGACTTCCGCTTCTACGCGGCCCCCGGCGACTGGACGGTGCGCGCGCTGCACCGCTCCGGCAACGGCGAAGCGACTGTGACCGCCCAGGGTCCCGGCGTCCACAGCCTGGCCATCTCGGTCGCCTGA
- the pstB gene encoding phosphate ABC transporter ATP-binding protein PstB — protein sequence MAKRIDVKDVDIYYGKFHAVDGVTLSVPPRNVTAFIGPSGCGKSTVLRTLNRMHEVIPGARVEGEVLLDGEDIYGAGVDPVQVRRTIGMVFQRPNPFPTMSIRDNVVAGLRLGGTKGKKQLDEVAERALRGANLWNEVKDRLNKPGGGLSGGQQQRLCIARAIAVRPDVLLMDEPCSALDPISTLAIEDLIGELKKEYTIVIVTHNMQQAARVSDQTAFFNLAGVGQPGRLVELNDTEKIFSNPDEKATEDYISGRFG from the coding sequence ATGGCCAAACGAATCGACGTCAAAGACGTGGACATCTACTACGGCAAATTCCACGCCGTGGACGGCGTCACCCTCTCGGTGCCGCCGCGGAACGTCACCGCGTTCATCGGCCCGTCGGGCTGCGGCAAGTCGACGGTGCTGCGCACGCTGAACCGCATGCACGAGGTCATCCCCGGCGCCCGCGTCGAGGGTGAGGTGCTGCTCGACGGCGAGGACATCTACGGCGCCGGTGTCGACCCGGTGCAGGTCCGCCGCACCATCGGCATGGTCTTCCAGCGGCCCAACCCGTTCCCGACGATGTCCATCCGCGACAACGTCGTGGCCGGCCTCCGCCTGGGCGGCACGAAGGGCAAGAAGCAGCTCGACGAGGTCGCCGAGCGCGCGCTGCGCGGCGCGAACCTGTGGAACGAGGTCAAGGACCGGCTGAACAAGCCGGGCGGCGGCCTCTCCGGCGGTCAGCAGCAGCGGCTCTGCATCGCGCGGGCGATCGCCGTGCGGCCCGACGTGCTGCTGATGGACGAACCGTGCTCCGCGCTCGACCCGATCTCGACCCTCGCCATCGAGGACCTGATCGGTGAGCTCAAGAAGGAGTACACGATCGTCATCGTGACGCACAACATGCAGCAGGCGGCGCGTGTTTCGGACCAGACCGCGTTCTTCAACCTGGCGGGCGTCGGCCAGCCGGGTCGCCTGGTGGAGCTGAACGACACCGAGAAGATCTTCTCGAACCCGGACGAGAAGGCGACCGAGGACTACATCTCGGGACGATTTGGATAG
- a CDS encoding TlpA family protein disulfide reductase — translation MTGVWVLLGVLVLGGVAGALLQARNGRVRAAKSSASTLPERVSAALAPEGVTLIQISTTFCAPCRHTRVILSALAEKTDGLTHVDLDVTETPEVAQALSILRTPTTLALTPDGREVFRVGGVPRGQDLLEALKPHLANA, via the coding sequence ATGACCGGAGTGTGGGTGCTGCTGGGCGTCTTGGTGCTCGGCGGGGTGGCCGGCGCGCTGTTGCAAGCGCGCAACGGCCGCGTGCGCGCGGCCAAGTCCAGCGCATCCACCCTTCCGGAACGCGTTTCCGCAGCCCTCGCGCCCGAGGGCGTCACCCTGATCCAGATCTCCACCACGTTCTGCGCGCCGTGCCGCCACACCCGCGTGATCCTGTCGGCTCTCGCGGAGAAGACCGACGGCCTGACGCACGTCGATTTGGACGTCACCGAAACCCCGGAAGTCGCGCAGGCACTTTCCATCTTGCGGACTCCGACGACGCTGGCCTTGACGCCGGACGGCCGGGAGGTCTTCCGCGTCGGCGGCGTTCCCCGAGGTCAGGACCTTCTCGAGGCCTTGAAACCCCACCTGGCGAACGCCTGA